Genomic window (Gelria sp. Kuro-4):
CCGGTCACCCCTTTTTCAGTCCCGCCTGGGCTGTTCGCACCTTTTCGCATCTTTGAGAGAAACGTTGAAAAGTTGATACCTGACCCCAAACAACTTGATAGTTGTACGGAACCTGTACAAAATCTTCGGCCCTCGGCCCCAGTCCGTTTTTCCTTTGCTGGAGCAGGGACTCGGCAAAGAAAAAATCCTGGTGGAAACGGGGCATACCGTTGGTATCAACAATGCGTCGTTTGCCGTGCGCCGGGGCGAAATCTTTGTGGTAATGGGTCTTTCAGGAAGTGGCAAGTCCACCCTGATCCGCTGCCTTAATCGCCTGATAGAACCCACGCGGGGTAAGGTGTTGGTTGAGGGCAGGGACATCACCGCTCTGGATACGGCAGAATTGCGGCAGCTACGCCGGGAAAAGCTGGCCATGGTCTTTCAACGCTTTGGCCTCTTCCCGCACCGCACCGTCCTCGGCAATGTGGAGTATGGGCTGGAGGTGCAGGGAATCCCTGCCCCTAAGCGGCGCGAGAAGGCGCGGCAGGCCCTCGAGCTGGTGGGCCTCACCGGCTGGGAGGCGGCCTATCCTTCTGCCTTAAGCGGGGGAATGCAGCAGCGGGTAGGGCTGGCGCGCGCCTTGGCCACCGAGCCGGAGGTACTGCTCATGGACGAGGCCTTCAGCGCCCTGGATCCTTTGATCCGCAAGCAGATGCAGGATGAGCTCTTGAACCTGCAGTCGCAGGTAAAAAAGACGATAGTTTTCATCACCCACGATCTGGCCGGGGCCGGCATCATGAAAGCCACCGCCAAGGCCATTCAGGATTACGGCCTAAAGCTGAAGCTGGTCGAAGGCAGCGAACCGGCCATGACGGCAGCCCTCAAGAAGGCCATCGACAACAAGGAGTGGATTGTGGTCACCGGCTGGGCGCCCCACTGGAAGTTCGCCCGCTGGGATCTCAAGTTCCTGGAAGACCCCAAGAAGGACTATGGTGAAGTCGAGAACATTCACATCACCGCCCGCAAAGGGCTGGCAGAAGATATGCCGGAAGTGGCCGACTTCCTGAAAAACTTCAAGCTCAACGCCCAGCAGCTGGGTGACTTGGAAGGCCGCATCGCCGACGGGGAGGAGCCGCCGGCGGCAGCCAAGGCCTGGATGGCCGAGAACAAAGACGTCGTCGACAGCTGGTGGAAGTAACCGGGAATAAGAATGCATCTTAACCACCCCGCCCAGCCGCATCGTCAAGAACATCCTGGAAAAAGAGCTGGGCTGCAAGGGTCCGGCTGCCGCAACTACTTATTGCGCTTCAGGTTGTGGTTTTTGCAGAATTGATAAAAACGCTGCTAAGTTGATACCTGACCCCGGGTGGGCGAGGGCGCCCCAGCGCGGGTGGGCGGCGATGGCCGCAGGCGTACCCTCGGCCTGCACTGCGCCACCGGCCAGCACCGCCACGCGGGTGGCCAGCGCGCTCACCTCGCGGAAGTCGTGGGTCACAAGGACTGCTGTGGTGCCCGTGCTGCCGAGTACGTTCTTGAACTCCTGGATGAGTCCGGCGCGCGCAATGACGTCCACCGAAGCAAAGGGCTCATCGAGCAGCAGTACCTCCGGTTCCAGAGCGAAGGCCCTGGCCAGGCTCACCCGCTGGGCTTCGCCGCCCGAAAGGGTGAGGGCCGGCTGGTCGGCCAGGTGGAGCACGCCGAAGCGCTCCAGCCAGACCCGGGCCTTGGCCTCCGCCTCCCGGCGCCGGCCGCGCAGCTTAAGCCCCACCGCCGCGTTCTCGAGCACCGTGGTATCGAGGAGCAGCGGTTCCTGAAACACCACCGCGAGCCGGCGGCGCACGGCAAGGGCGTTGGCGCGCGTGACGCGCTGGCCGTGGAAGAACACGGCCCCGCTTTTCGGCAGGTCCAGGCAGGCCAGGGCGGTAAGCAGTGTGCTCTTGCCCGCGCCGTTGGGGCCGATGACGGCGAGCACTTCGCCCGGCTCCACCGTAAGGTGGGCGACGCTTAAGATGCGCCGCCCGCCTTTTCTTATCACCATGTCGCGCGCTTCCAGCACCGCCGTCACAAGCGCCGCCTCCTCTGCTGCACGATGGTGAGGACATACGTGATGCTGTAGGCGAGAAGCATGAGAACAAACCCCAAAGCCAAGGCCATGTCGAAGTTCCCTTTGCTCACCTCGAGCACGATGGCCGTGGTGAGGACGCGCGTGTACCAGCGCACGTTGCCGCCCACCGCCATGGACGCCCCCACCTCGGAGATGACGCTTCCCAGGCCGGCCATCACCGCCGCCAGGATCCCGAAGCGCACCTCGCGGATGATGAGCCACCAGAACTGAAGCGGTGAGGCGCCCAGGGCCAAAACCTGAAGGCGCAGTTTCGGGTTGAGCTGTTGCACCGCAGCCATGGTGAGGCCGGTCACCACCGGCGCCGCGATCACCGCCTGGGCGATAACGATGGCCGTGGGGGTGTACATGAGGTTAAGCATGCCCAACGGCCCGTTGCGCCAGAGGAGGATGCTCACCCAGAGCCCCACCACCGTGGGCGGCAGGCCCATCCCGGTATTCACAGCGCCTACCAGAAGCTCCCGGCCCCGAAAGCGCGCCACCGCCAGGTACAGCCCCAAAGGCACGCCCAAACCCAGGCTGATCAGGGTGGCCAGGCCCGACACCCGCAGGGTGAGGAAGGTAATCTGCAGCACCTCCGGGTCGCCGCTTACGAGCAGGCGGAAGGCCTTGGCCAGACCTTGCACCACTAAATCCATTTTATCACCTTAGGCTCGGGAGACCGGCACTGGCGCGGCCCCCCGGTGTTCACCCTAATAGGTGTCCGGCTTCCCGGCATCCGGGAAGAAGAGGGACTGGCCGAACTTGTCTTTGCCGAAGTCGCCAATCACCTTTTGCGTTTCAGCGTCCACCATAAAGTCGGCAAAGGCCTTGCCGCCGGCGGCGTTCACCTTGGGGAACTTATCGGGGTTGACCTGCATCACGTGGTACACGTTAAGGAGCGACTTGTCTCCCTCGAGCAGGATGGTGAGGGCCAGGTTCTTCTTGAGCGCCAGGTAGGTGGCACGGTCGGTCAGGGTGTAGCCGCCCTTTTCCGAGGCGATGTTCAGCGTCTGGCCCATGCCGGTACCGGACTCCTGGTACCAGGAACCCTTGGGTTCGATTTGGGCTGCTTTCCAGAGCTCGAGCTCCTTCTTGTTGGTCCCGGAGTCGTCGCCGCGCGAGACGAAGAGGGCCTTGGCCTGGGCGATCTTCTTGAAGGCATCCGCCGTGGTGGCCGAACCCTTGATCTTGGCGGGGTCCTTTTCCGGCCCGACGATGATGAAGTCGTTGTGCATGACCAGCCGGCGGTCAATGGCCGCCCCGCTTTCCACTACCTTCTTCTCCGCTGCCGGGGCGTGCACCAGGAGCACGTCCGCCTCGCCCCGCTCGCCCATGGCCAGGGCCTGGCCGGTGCCGACCGCCACCGTCTTTACCCGGTAGCCCGTCTTCTGCTCAAAAATGGGGATGAGGACATCCAAGAGGCCGCTGTCCTGGGTGCTGGTGGTGGTGGCGAGGATGACCTCTTTACTGCCCGCCGGGGCACCGGCCGGCTGCGCCGGCTCCTTACCGGCTTCCTGATCGGCCTGCTGCTCCGGCCGGGCCTTCGGCGCGCAGCCGAAGAGGGCCAGGGCAAGCAGAACACAGAGGGCCACGACAAGATACTTTTTCACCTGCGGTCTCTCCTTTGCGGCAGTTTACCCCCTCCGTGCACCTCCTTTTGCCGCCCGGTACCGGCCCGGGGGGCGGCCGGCCCTGCACCTTCTTTCCAAATGCGGGAGGCCAGGCTGTTTCCGGCCTAACCCTAACGCCCCGCCGCCGTAGCTCCCGCCTTAGGCGCACGGGGTCGAAGATGCTGACCGCCGGGAACTGCTTGGGAGCCGGAAAGAGCGGCTTCCCGCCTACCGGACAATACACGAATTACGCCGGTCGGCGGACAACCCCTCTAAGGCGGATGAGCGTTCCTACGGTCAACGTGCAGACTCTACTCGGCTTCGCCTTGGAACGAATGGACGGCTTTGAACTGCCGGTCGGCCGCAGGCCGCCCGCACTCGGCGGCGCGGCCGGTGAGGACGGCCAGGCCGTGCGGCAGGGCCGGCAGGATGACGCTGAGGTTTTCCTCCACACCGCGGGGGCTGCCGGGGAGGTTCACGATCAGCGTACGCCCGCGGATGCCGGCTACGGCGCGGGAAAGGAGGGCGTGCGGCGTTTTGGCGAAGCCCGCCGCGCGCATGGCCTCGGGGAGGCCAGGCACCAGCTGGTCGACCACGTCCAGGGTGGCCTCCGGGGTAACGTCGCGAGGTCCGAGCCCCGTGCCGCCGGTGGTAAGGATAAGGTCGATGGCCCGCTCGTCGGCCAAGCGCTTAAGCTCGGCCGCGAGCTCTTCGCGCTCGTCGGGCAGAACCTTGTACTCCACCACCTCGCCCAGCTCTGCCACCAGCCGGCGAATCACCTGGGCGCCGGTATCTTCGCGTTCCCCGCGCGCCCCCTTGTCGCTGGCGGTGACGATGGCCAGGCGGTAACCTTCTTCGATCAGGATGGGATCACCGTTTCTAACCCGGCCCCCTAAGAGCACGCGGGCGAAGATCCCTTCGCGGGGCATGATGCAGTCGCCCACCTGCTGGTAGATGGCGCAGCCGTGGTGGCACTTTTTCCCGATCTGGGTGACCTCCAGCAGCACGTCCGCGCCTACCTTCAGGCGGGTGCCGACGGGCAGGTGGGCAACGTCAATTCCTTCGGTGGTAAGGTTCTCCCCAAAGTCGCCGGGAACCAGCTTAATCCCCTTGGCGATCATCTTATCGACACTCTCTTGAGCCAAGAGGCTCACCTGCCGGTGCCACGGACCGGCATGGGCGTCGCCCTCGACACCGTAACCGGGTCTAAAGACCCCTTCTCCCCGGTCCTCTTTGCGGGTTCCCTTGGCGGTGCTGGTACAGACCGCCTTTACGCGGCCGGCTACCCTTCCCATGGTTCCTCACCCTCCCGCCGGTAAATACCGCTCTTGCCGCCGGACTTGGCCACCAGGCGGATGTGCTCGATGCTCATACCTTTGTCCACGGCCTTGCACATGTCGTAAACGGTCAGGGCAGCCACGCTCACCGCTGTAAGCGCTTCCATCTCGGCACCGGTCCGGCCGGCCAGCGTCACCTCTGCCTCAATCTCCACGCAGCTCGCCCCTTTATCCAGTCTGAGCCGCACCTCTACCCCGCCCAGGTTGAGCGGGTGGCACAAGGGGATAAGGTGCGGCGTTTCTTTCGCCGCCATAATGCCGGCCAGGCGCGCCGCCGCCAGCACATCGCCCTTGGGGACGCCGCCTGCAGCGATCAGCGCCAGCGTGGCCGGGGCCATCTTAACCGCCCCCCGCGCCACCGCACGGCGCTGGGTGACCGGCTTTTGCCCCACGTTCACCATGTGGGCTTCGCCGGCCGGCGTAAGATGCGTAAGTTCCATGCTCTAGCCCCCTATCTGGCACATCACGCGGGTGTGCTCGGTATAGCTCGCCAGGTCGTGGTGGGTCGGCTTCAGCTCCAGCGCCCGCCGGAAAGCACCCTTCAGTTCCCCGGTGCCGGCACCGCCCCGCAGCAGCCCCCGCACGTCCACCTCCACGTCGGACGCCAGGCAGGGCTTGAGCCGGCCATCGGCCGTAAGGCGCAGGCGGTTGCAGCGCGCGCAAAAGGCTTCCGAAAGGGCGGCGATGAAACCCACCGTCCCCGGTGCCCCCGGGAAGCGCCAGGCTGCCGCCGGGCCCGCCCCGGCCACGTCGGCCGGCTCCAAGAGCCCTGCCTTTTCCACGGCCGACCGGACGGCCGCCATGGGCAGGGCATGGGCCGCCGCCCAGTCGAGGTCCGCCCCCAGCGGCATCACCTCAATAAAGCGCACGTGCAGGGGAAGCCGGCGCGTAAGGGCCGCGAGCTCACCGATCTCATCGTCATTCACCCCGGCCAAGGCCACCGTGTTGATCTTCACCGGGTCAAGGCCCACCGCCAGGGCAGCCTCGATCCCCGCCCAGGCATCGGCCAGGGTGCCCCGGCGGGTGATGGCCCGAAAGCGCTCCGGCCGCAGCGTGTCTAAGCTGACATTTACCCGTTTCAGCCCGGCCTGCTTGAGCGGCGCCGCCAGCGGGGCCAGCAACGTGCCGTTGGTCGTTAAGGAAAGGTCCTCAAGGCCAGGGATGGCGGCGAGCTGGGCCACCAGCTTGGTAAGCCCCAGGCGCGCCAGCGGCTCCCCGCCGGTCAGGCGTACCCGCCGGATACCCAGGCTCACCCCTACCTCCACCAGGCGCACGATCTCTTCGTAGTGCAGAATCTCGTCGTGGGCCTTGGGCCGTACCCCTTGCGGCGGCAGGCAGTACAGGCAGCGCAGGTTGCAGCGGTCCGTCACCGAAACCCGCAGGTAATCAATCTCCCGTCCCAGCCGGTCGCGCATCCTCCTCCCCCCTTCGTGGCCACTGGATCTTGCCGGTATCCCTGAGGTCGTAGCCCCCCAGGGCTGTAACCTGTTCTTTGAATTCGGGACTCTGGATGATGCTCAGGACGGCCCTGACCCCGGGGTGATCCAGGTAAACAGCAGGGATGGCCAGGTCGTAGCGTTCCGCCCGCCAGGGAATGAAGTCCAGCTCCAGGGCGCGCGCCGCCGACAGGACACCTAAGCCCACGTCCGCCGCCCCGCTCTTTACGGCTGCCGCCACTGCGGTGTGGGTGTACTCCTCGCGCTGGTAGCCCTGGATCTTCTGCGGGTCGATGCCTTCCTCCTTCAAGGCCCGGTCGAGGAGCACCCGCGTGCCGGCACCTTTCTGCCGGTTGATGAAGGTAACATCCGGACGGGTAAGGTCGGCCAGCGTCCGGATTTCTTTCGGATTCCCCGGCGGCACCAGCAAGCCTTGCTCGCGGTAAACGAGGGTGATAAGGTACACCTCTTCCTCAGGAAGATACCGTTTGAGGTAGGGGATGTTGTACTCGCCGGTTTCCTCATCCAGGAGGTGCGTTCCCGCCAGGTGGGCCTCACCGCGGCGCAGGGCGAGAAGTCCCCCCAGGCTCCCCACATGGGCGGAGGAGAGCGTAAATTCCGGGTATTTCTCCCGCAGCAGGTTGGCGATGATGTCGAGCGTGAGGTCGTGGCTGCCGACGGCCACCACCGTGCCCCGGATTTCCATCTCGCTCTTGAGCAAGCTGACCTCCACCTGCGCCCCCGCCTTGATCCCCTCGCTGCCGCGCGGCACCTTCAGGATCCCGTCGGCCCGCACGAGGGAGGTGGTGAGGGCGGCGCCGCGCGGGAGCGGCGTGGCCATAAGGTGGGGGCCGACGGGGCCGAGCTTGACGCGCACGAACTCGTCCACGCCCAGGGGCGAAGTGAGGCTGCGGGCCAGACGGGCCGTAACCTTGGGCGGCTCTTCCGGCGGGAGGCCCAGGAGGCGGGTGAGAAGCGGCTTGAGGTACAGCTCGAGCGCCAGCACGGCCGAAGCCGGGTAACCCGGTACGCCGATCGTTGGTTTGCCCTGGACGCTGCCTAGAATAACCGGTTTCCCCGGCCGGGTGGCCGCACCGTGCACGAACAGCCGCCCCAGCTCGCCGATGACGCGGGCGCTGAAATCCTCCGAACCGGCAGAAGAGCCGGCGTTGATGAGAATGACATCCGCCGCGCCGGCTGCCTGGGCCACCCGCGCTTTAATCAGCTCGTAATCGTCCGGGGTGATGGGAAAGACCACCGGTTCCGCTCCCCACTCCTTCACCTGGGCCGCGAAGATGGTGGAGTTGAACTCGATGATCTCGCCCGGCGCCGGCTCCTTCCCCGGCGGCACCAGCTCGGTGCCCGTGGGCAGGATCGCCACGCGCGGGCGGCGGCGGACGGCGATTGCCGTGGCACCTCCGGCCAGGAGGGCCCCCAAGTCCACGGGGCGCAGACGGTGATTGGCCGGGAGGATAAGCTCCGTCTGGACCATGTCTTCGCCCAAGAGGCGTACATTCTCCCAAGGGCTCACCGCCTGGATGATCTCCAGTTCGCCACCCGGCAGCTCGTGCAGGTCCTCCACCATGATCACCGCGTTGGTGCCGGGAGGCAGCGGATCCCCCGTATCCACCCAGAAGGCGTCCTCCCCCACTGTGAGCCGCACCGGGCTGGTCTCGCTCGCCCCGAAGGTGACCTTGGCCGCCACCGCCACGCCGTCCATGGCCGCAGCGTGGTAGTGGGGCGAGGAGAGGCGGGCGAAGACGGGGGCGGCCGTGACGCGCCCGGCACACTCCGGCACGGGCAGGGTCTCGGGCGGCATCACCCGGCCGGCGAAGGGCGTAAGGAAGGCCTGCCGCGCTTCTTCGTACGGGATGTCCTCAAGGTACACCTGTCGCTCCATGCTATCGCTCCTAACTTTTCCTGCGTAGCCGAACAAGGGCTCAGAGCAGGTACACTTCAACTTCCTCCCCGGCCCGCAGGCCTTCGCGGGCAGGCGGGATCACGATGGTGCCATCGGCCCGCACCAGGGTGGTGATGAGGCCCGACTTGCCCAGAACGGGCTCGGCCGTGAGGCCTTCCGCCGTCTCCACCAGGCGCACGCGCACGTGGTCCTCGCGCCCGGCGGCGGAGGCCAGGTTGCGCGCCAGGCGGGCCCGCACGCCGGCCTGTGGCCGTGTCTTCAGCCTGAGGAGCCGCGCGATGGCCGGCCGCACGAAGAGATCAAACGTCACCAGAGCGGAGACCGGGTGGCCGGGGAGGCCGAAAACGGGTTTCCCCTGGCAGAGGGCGATGAGCACCGGTTTCCCTGGGCGCAGCGCCACACCGTGCACCAGCACCCCCGGCGGCCCCAGCTCGGCCAGCACCCGGGCCGCCACATCGCGCACCCCCACCGAGCTCCCGCCCGAGAGCACCACCAGGTCGGCCCCTTCCAGCCCGCGCCGCACGCCGGCCAGCACCGCCTGGTACTCGTCCCGCGCCAGCCCCAGGTAAACCGGCTCGCCCCCGGCAGCTGCCACCGCAGCGCCCAGAGAGTAACTGTTGCTGTCGCGGATCTGACCGGGCGCCGGCGTAACCTCGGGAGGTACAATCTCGTCGCCGGTGGAAAGCACCGCTACGCGCGGCCGCCGCCCCACCGGCACCGTCGTAATGCCAAGGGCCGCCAGCGCCCCGACATCGGCCGGGCGCAGGCGAGCACCCGCCGGCAGGAGCTCTTCCCCGGCCGCCGCGTCTTCCCCGGCCCGGATCACGTTCTCGCCCGGCGCCACCGGGCGCAGAACGGCAAACGAGGTCGCATCCAGCTCCTCCGTGTACTCCACCATCACCACCGCGTCCGCCCCGGGCGGGAGCATCCCCCCCGTGGCGATACGGCTTGCCTGCCCCGGTGCCAGTGCCTTTTGCGGCACGGCCCCCATGCGGATGTCCTCGAGCAGGTCGAGGAGCGCCGGCAGGCCCTCGCTGGCTCCAAACGTATCCGCCGCCCGCACGGCATACCCGTCCACCGTGGAGCGGGTGTAGGGCGGCACGTCCTCCGCGGCGCGGACGGGCTCGGCCAGCACCCGGCCCACCGCCGCCGTCAGCGGCACCCGCTTCACCTCGAGCGGCTGCGGCTGCCAGCGGGAAAAAAGCTCCTCCCGCGCCGCCGCCACCGGCCGCACGTGAAAAAAGTCGTCCAACCCGGCGCCCCCCTCAGAAGCAGCCCAAGCGGCAGGCGGTGATCTTAAGTCCCAGTTCGTCGGCCGCGGCGCCCACCCGCCGCGGCTCGACCCCCAGCCGCTCGGCGAGAGCGGTGGCCTGGGCGCAGCTCACCTTACCGTCCTTGGCCAGCTTAAGCAGTTCTTCTTTCAGCACCGCCGTACTCTTCTCTTGCGGTTTGAGTTTGCCCAATTCTTCCGCCATTTTGCACACCCCCATCGCGAATAATCAGAAAGGGAGCCCTCATGGTGGCTCCCCGTGCGCTCCTTTCCATGAGGGAGGCGGGCCGGTTTCCCAACCCACCCTAACGGTCCCGGGCCTTAGCTTCACCGTAGGCCTTGGGACTCGGAGCTTATCGAATTTACATCTTAGGTCTATAATTCTTCGCCGGTGGAGCAAATCCTTCTTCCTTTTCCTCTGTTTCTGTCGCGGGTCGGCGCGAGTAATGTATACTTGCCTCAAGGCGGACGCATCAAGGTCCAAGACATCGTAACGGAAAAAGTAGTGATTGGGGGTAACAAGCGTGAACACTTTGGTGGTCAGCTACGGAACAAATCCGCGGGAAATGGTGCTGCAAGCCCTGGCAGCCCTCGATGTGGCAAAGGCTCTGCGCCCTGCTATGCGCATCGGTATCAAGCCCAACCTGGTGGTGGAAAAACCGGCGTCTTCAGGGGCGACAACTTCGCCGGAGGTGGTAGCCGGGATTATCGAATACCTGCACGCGGCCGGGTGCAAGGACATAACTATCTTAGAAAGCAGCGCGGTCGGTCATAGGACGGAGCGCGCCTTCGCCGTCTGCGGCTATACCCGGTTGGCCAGCCGCTACGGTGTAAAACTTGTGGACCTTAAGCACGACGCGACCCAAAAAGTAACCGCTCACGGCCAAGAAATGCGCGTCTGCCGGACGGCGCTCAGCCTTGACTATTTCATCAATGTCCCTGTACTCAAAGCCCACTGCCAGACTAGACTCACCTGCGCTTTGAAAAACCTCAAGGGTTGCCTGCCCGATAGCGAGAAACGGCGCTTCCATGCCCTCGGCCTGCACCGGCCCATTGCCGCGCTAAACCAAGTGGTGAAATCCGATTTGGTAGTAGTAGACGGATTGTGCGGTGACCTCACCTTTGAGGAGGGCGGCAATCCTGTCGCCATGGACCAAGTGCTGGTAGGGCGGGATCCTGTCCTGGTGGATGCGTACGCCGCGACGGCTTTAGGCTACGAACCGCTCACCATTCCCTACATTCGGTTGGCTGCCGAACTAGGACTTGGTTCAGCACAGTGCGAGCAAGCCGACATTCTGGTGCTTAACCCGGAAGTACGCCCGCCGGCCGCCCCCACCGTTTCTCCTCTGGCACGCGAACTCAGCCGCTGGGTTGAGGAGCGTTCGGCCTGCTCCATCTGTTACGGAAACCTTTTGCGTGCCCTGGCCTGTCTTAGGGAAGACGGCGTCCTGGCCCGACTGACCCACAAGATTAAGATCGGCCAGGGTTTCCGGGGTCAAGGCGGCCCCGGCCCGGGCGTAGGCTCCTGTACGGCCGGGCTGAGCTTGAACCTGCCCGGTTGTCCTCCGGCGACGAAAGACATTGTCAAGTTTCTGAATGCCTGACTGCTTGTGTCCCAGCCCGGAAGTGTTTGAAATGTTTACAGAGTCCTCGCGCGGTAGCAGGTAAATTACAACTTATGTAGAATTAACGGTAATAGCACGATTTTGTGCAGTGGGGGGGAAGGAGATGCTTGCTGAAAGCAGCGGATCATACGCTGCGGGTCTTGAGCCCCTGATCGAGCCTGAAGGCGGGCTTCTGCCCGCCGCGGAGGTGTTAATCCGCCAGTCGCAGGAGCGCTGCCGCCAGTACGGCTTGCTGCCTGACGCCACGTTTCTTTCGCCTATTCCCACCGCTGAAGAAATCGTTAGACGCCGCCGCACGCGCAAGGAGCTCATAGATGTTGCCGAGCCTTTCATGCGGACGGTTTTAGGCGTTTCAGCCACCGCCAGGTTTTTGATCACCCTGGTCGACGCGGATGGCTATGTGCTCAGCATCGCCGGCGACAGCCGCCTGCAGGCGGCTTTTCGTAAACACAACTTCTTCGTCGGGGCACGCTGGCGTGAAAACGAAGTGGGAACCTCAGCCATAGTCATTGCGCTCTTGGCCCGAGCACCCGTGCAGGTCGTCGGCGAACAACACTACTGTACGCGCTTTCACCCTTTCACCTGCGCCGCTACTCCCCTTATTACGAAGGAAGGCGAACTTCTCGGCTGCCTGTGCATGTCAGGGCATAAGGCCAATGTTTATCCCAACACCTTGGGCATGACCATCGCCATCGGTGAAGCAATTACGAAGCAAGTGGAACTGCGCCGGGCCCTGGCCGACGTCCAGTTCTCCAACCGCTGCCAAGCCGCCATCATCGACTCTATTTTCAGCGGTTTTATGCTCATCGACCGCAACGGCAACATCGCCCAAATGAATGAAGTGGGTGGGAAGATTTTTGGTGTAGATGCGACTAAATCCATCGGTAAGCACATAACAGAGATCGTCAACTCGCGGCCGGTGGTCCTCGACGTGTTTGAAACCGGCATGGGTTGGACCGACCGTGAGTTCTTTATTGACAGCAAGCGCGGGCTCATCCGGCTGATCAAAACGGCCATCCCCATTAAGAACGCCAGCGGTGAGGTTGTTTACGTCATTGAGACCTTTCGCGAAATGGACCGCGTGCACGAATTCGCCACCAAAGTAATGGGGGCCCGCGCCCGCTTCACCTTCGACGACATCATCGGCAACAGCTGTGCCATCCGGCAGGCTGTGGACTTAGCCGCGTTGGCCGCCGAAGGTGACTCCACCGTCCTTCTGCAGGGTGAAACCGGAACGGGTAAGGAGATTTTTGCCCAGGCCATTCATAACGCCAGCAGCCGCAGCCGTGGACCTTATCTTGCCTTAAACTGCGCAGCCATTCCGCGGGACCTTATGGAAAGCGAGCTTTTCGGTTACGTTGAAGGGGCTTTTTCCGGTGCGAGCAAAAGCGGGCGCGCCGGCAAGTTCGAGCTCGCCGCGGGCGGTACCCTTCTCCTCGACGAAATCGGCGATCTCCCGCTCGACATGCAGGCCAAACTCCTCCGGGTGCTCCAAGACAAGGCGGTCATGCGCATCGGCGGCAACAAGGTCATTCCCGTCGACGTGCGCATCATCGCGGCCACCAACAAAGACCTGGAAGAAGAGGTGCAGAGGGGCAATTTCCGCCGGGACCTTTTCTATCGCCTCAATGTGGTGAGCATAAAGTT
Coding sequences:
- the glp gene encoding gephyrin-like molybdotransferase Glp; translation: MDDFFHVRPVAAAREELFSRWQPQPLEVKRVPLTAAVGRVLAEPVRAAEDVPPYTRSTVDGYAVRAADTFGASEGLPALLDLLEDIRMGAVPQKALAPGQASRIATGGMLPPGADAVVMVEYTEELDATSFAVLRPVAPGENVIRAGEDAAAGEELLPAGARLRPADVGALAALGITTVPVGRRPRVAVLSTGDEIVPPEVTPAPGQIRDSNSYSLGAAVAAAGGEPVYLGLARDEYQAVLAGVRRGLEGADLVVLSGGSSVGVRDVAARVLAELGPPGVLVHGVALRPGKPVLIALCQGKPVFGLPGHPVSALVTFDLFVRPAIARLLRLKTRPQAGVRARLARNLASAAGREDHVRVRLVETAEGLTAEPVLGKSGLITTLVRADGTIVIPPAREGLRAGEEVEVYLL
- a CDS encoding DUF362 domain-containing protein, giving the protein MNTLVVSYGTNPREMVLQALAALDVAKALRPAMRIGIKPNLVVEKPASSGATTSPEVVAGIIEYLHAAGCKDITILESSAVGHRTERAFAVCGYTRLASRYGVKLVDLKHDATQKVTAHGQEMRVCRTALSLDYFINVPVLKAHCQTRLTCALKNLKGCLPDSEKRRFHALGLHRPIAALNQVVKSDLVVVDGLCGDLTFEEGGNPVAMDQVLVGRDPVLVDAYAATALGYEPLTIPYIRLAAELGLGSAQCEQADILVLNPEVRPPAAPTVSPLARELSRWVEERSACSICYGNLLRALACLREDGVLARLTHKIKIGQGFRGQGGPGPGVGSCTAGLSLNLPGCPPATKDIVKFLNA
- a CDS encoding sigma-54-dependent Fis family transcriptional regulator; this translates as MLAESSGSYAAGLEPLIEPEGGLLPAAEVLIRQSQERCRQYGLLPDATFLSPIPTAEEIVRRRRTRKELIDVAEPFMRTVLGVSATARFLITLVDADGYVLSIAGDSRLQAAFRKHNFFVGARWRENEVGTSAIVIALLARAPVQVVGEQHYCTRFHPFTCAATPLITKEGELLGCLCMSGHKANVYPNTLGMTIAIGEAITKQVELRRALADVQFSNRCQAAIIDSIFSGFMLIDRNGNIAQMNEVGGKIFGVDATKSIGKHITEIVNSRPVVLDVFETGMGWTDREFFIDSKRGLIRLIKTAIPIKNASGEVVYVIETFREMDRVHEFATKVMGARARFTFDDIIGNSCAIRQAVDLAALAAEGDSTVLLQGETGTGKEIFAQAIHNASSRSRGPYLALNCAAIPRDLMESELFGYVEGAFSGASKSGRAGKFELAAGGTLLLDEIGDLPLDMQAKLLRVLQDKAVMRIGGNKVIPVDVRIIAATNKDLEEEVQRGNFRRDLFYRLNVVSIKLPPLRDRKEDIPLLAHHFLKKTAARLNKSTTAFTREALLALTRYEWPGNIRELENAIERALNAARSTEIEPDNLPANIVAAASAKGPGPNSTPRLTQAAEPSSGMTLQELEHAALARALAANKGNIARTARQLGVSRTTIYQKIRKWNLARA